From Methanocella paludicola SANAE, a single genomic window includes:
- a CDS encoding heavy metal translocating P-type ATPase, producing MDMEHGMKERDMAGHKMEHKGHAPGPAHAGHMQMIEDYKKRFFVCLVLTVPIILLSSTVQGFFGVSFTFPGADFLVFLLSTIVYFYGGYPFLKGIVDELKERRPGMMTLIAVAISVAYFYSAAVVFGLPGMVFFWELATLIDIMLLGHWLEMRSVMGASRALEELVKIMPSEAHMVHDGHVMDVKVEELKPGDKVLVKPGEKVPVDGIVIDGETSVNQAMLTGESRPVAKRPGDKVIGGSINGEGSVTVRVEKTGRDTYLSQVVELVRQAQESKSRTQDLADRAALVLVIIALAAGGITLIAWLLFGQTLAFAIERMATVMVITCPHALGLAVPLVVAVSTALAAKSGLLIRDRSAFENARSLQAVVFDKTGTLTEGRFGVTDIVPLGPMDENGILGMAASLESGSEHLIAAGIVKSAKEIGIILKPAAGFRAIPGKGVEGTIDGKTYMVVSPGYLKEKNIEASNEKMGDIREQGKTVVYLLEDEKPMGAIALADVIRKESREAVARLKQMGIKCMMLTGDNRSVAKHVADELGLDEYFAEVLPHEKVNKIKEVQEKYRVAMVGDGINDAPALVQADVGIAIGAGTDVAIESADIVLVGNDPREVVDIIVLSRRTYTKMVENLLWATGYNAFAIPLAAGALYAYGILLSPAVGALLMSASTVIVAINARLLRMPEA from the coding sequence ATGGACATGGAGCACGGCATGAAGGAAAGAGACATGGCAGGGCATAAAATGGAGCATAAAGGGCATGCTCCCGGGCCCGCCCATGCGGGCCACATGCAGATGATCGAGGACTATAAAAAGAGGTTCTTCGTCTGCCTCGTCCTGACCGTCCCCATCATCCTGTTATCTTCCACGGTACAGGGCTTCTTCGGCGTCAGCTTTACTTTCCCGGGCGCCGATTTTCTCGTCTTCCTGCTCTCGACTATCGTTTACTTTTATGGTGGCTACCCGTTCCTTAAGGGCATCGTCGATGAGCTAAAAGAGCGCAGGCCCGGCATGATGACCCTGATCGCCGTCGCCATAAGTGTAGCTTACTTCTACAGCGCCGCGGTCGTGTTCGGCCTTCCCGGCATGGTCTTCTTCTGGGAGCTGGCGACGCTGATCGACATCATGCTGCTCGGCCACTGGCTGGAGATGCGGTCGGTCATGGGCGCATCGAGGGCCCTGGAAGAGCTCGTGAAGATCATGCCCTCGGAAGCCCACATGGTGCACGACGGCCACGTCATGGACGTGAAGGTCGAGGAGCTGAAGCCGGGGGATAAAGTGCTGGTCAAGCCCGGGGAGAAGGTGCCCGTCGACGGCATCGTCATCGACGGCGAGACGAGCGTCAACCAGGCGATGCTGACCGGCGAATCTCGGCCGGTGGCGAAGAGGCCGGGCGATAAGGTGATCGGGGGCTCCATCAACGGCGAAGGCTCCGTGACCGTCCGGGTCGAAAAGACGGGCAGGGACACGTACCTGAGCCAGGTCGTCGAGCTCGTGCGACAGGCCCAGGAGAGCAAGTCCCGCACCCAGGATCTGGCCGACAGGGCGGCGCTTGTGCTGGTCATCATCGCGCTGGCCGCGGGCGGCATCACGCTCATCGCGTGGCTTCTCTTCGGCCAGACACTGGCCTTCGCCATCGAGCGTATGGCGACGGTCATGGTAATTACCTGCCCCCACGCCCTAGGCCTGGCCGTGCCGCTGGTCGTGGCAGTTTCGACAGCGCTGGCGGCAAAGTCCGGCCTGCTCATTCGGGACAGGAGCGCGTTCGAGAACGCCCGGAGCCTGCAGGCCGTGGTGTTCGATAAGACCGGCACGCTTACAGAGGGTAGGTTCGGCGTCACAGACATCGTCCCACTAGGCCCCATGGATGAAAACGGCATACTCGGCATGGCGGCATCGCTCGAGTCCGGCTCGGAGCACCTGATAGCGGCCGGCATTGTGAAAAGCGCGAAGGAAATAGGTATTATACTTAAGCCAGCTGCTGGGTTTCGGGCAATCCCCGGAAAAGGCGTAGAAGGAACGATCGATGGTAAGACATACATGGTGGTCAGCCCCGGATACCTTAAGGAAAAGAACATAGAAGCGAGCAATGAGAAAATGGGCGACATCAGGGAACAAGGGAAAACGGTCGTGTACCTGCTCGAAGACGAAAAGCCCATGGGTGCCATAGCCCTGGCCGACGTGATACGGAAAGAATCCCGGGAAGCCGTAGCCAGGCTAAAGCAGATGGGCATCAAGTGCATGATGCTCACGGGCGATAATAGGTCCGTGGCGAAACACGTAGCCGATGAGCTCGGGCTGGACGAATATTTCGCCGAAGTGCTCCCGCACGAAAAGGTGAATAAGATAAAGGAGGTCCAGGAAAAGTACCGCGTCGCGATGGTGGGCGATGGCATCAACGATGCCCCGGCCCTGGTACAGGCCGATGTGGGCATCGCCATCGGCGCAGGCACCGACGTCGCCATCGAAAGCGCCGACATCGTACTGGTCGGTAACGACCCCCGGGAAGTCGTGGACATTATCGTTCTTTCGAGGAGAACGTATACCAAGATGGTCGAGAACCTGCTCTGGGCG
- a CDS encoding DUF1259 domain-containing protein, with the protein MATLAGPVSVAQDDRGYWAPVEQAMGKKGEVSPDGVVTFVIPRDLSVTLDGIRLAPGSDMSHEFSFMRTSEGTMMVGEIMLKEDEVAGVTQKLLAAGITETALHNHLLRERPHIMWLHVHANGDPVPVAKALNNIITPLDGGPATVSQHVPLSQLDTARLDAIIGLQGKAEDGVYAYSVPRADKINMGGVELPPDMDISTRISFQPTGQGKAAVIGEFVLEKSEVSPVLARLADNGVEVTALHSHMINEQPRLFYMHCWAVGDPAVIAGAMRKALDKTNSSV; encoded by the coding sequence ATGGCAACACTAGCAGGCCCGGTATCCGTAGCACAGGACGATAGGGGATACTGGGCTCCCGTGGAACAGGCCATGGGAAAGAAAGGTGAAGTCAGCCCGGACGGCGTCGTTACATTCGTGATCCCCCGCGATCTTAGCGTAACGCTCGACGGCATACGCCTTGCCCCAGGCTCCGATATGTCGCACGAATTCTCTTTTATGAGGACGAGCGAGGGGACAATGATGGTCGGGGAGATCATGCTCAAAGAGGACGAAGTGGCGGGCGTGACGCAAAAACTCCTGGCAGCCGGGATCACTGAGACGGCGCTGCATAATCATCTGCTACGGGAAAGGCCCCATATCATGTGGCTGCACGTCCACGCGAATGGCGATCCCGTACCGGTGGCAAAAGCATTGAATAATATCATCACGCCGCTGGATGGCGGTCCCGCCACTGTCAGCCAGCATGTGCCGCTCTCTCAGCTCGATACGGCCCGGCTGGACGCGATCATAGGCCTCCAGGGTAAGGCCGAGGACGGCGTATATGCGTATAGCGTACCGAGGGCGGATAAGATAAACATGGGCGGCGTTGAGCTGCCCCCCGACATGGACATATCGACAAGGATCTCGTTCCAGCCCACAGGCCAGGGAAAAGCTGCGGTCATCGGCGAATTCGTCCTGGAAAAGAGCGAGGTGAGCCCTGTACTTGCGAGGCTGGCAGATAATGGCGTCGAGGTAACGGCGCTGCACAGCCACATGATTAACGAGCAGCCCCGGCTGTTCTATATGCATTGCTGGGCCGTCGGGGACCCGGCCGTTATAGCGGGCGCAATGCGCAAGGCTCTCGATAAGACCAATAGTTCAGTATAG
- a CDS encoding DUF1259 domain-containing protein, producing MDYDHHVPEALSIEDNMGREAILILAGVLAIILLAAIECSPGAAESDASYWNKVDEAVGIKGTMLAGGVYKTELPPGVPDVKVGDVLLRPAMAADSWVSFVRMGDEAMMMGDIVVPAGDLGPVQRRFVEEGIDITAIHNTLVGESPQVYDMHISGRGNAAVMAASVRAALEQVNVTHEEVMPAPGSSGQLKRLDEAMGYRGRAENGVYVYEVPRAERITMDGMEIPSTMDVSTTIKFQPLGGGKAAITGDFILRPDEVKTVMKTLSENGIVVTALHTHMLTEEPRLFMMHFWATGDEAALAKALRQALDNTNSLRPYNAG from the coding sequence GTGGATTATGACCATCACGTTCCGGAAGCATTGAGTATCGAGGACAATATGGGACGTGAGGCTATTCTTATCCTGGCCGGCGTGCTGGCTATCATTCTCCTGGCAGCAATCGAATGCAGCCCTGGAGCTGCTGAAAGCGATGCCTCGTACTGGAATAAGGTAGACGAGGCTGTGGGTATTAAAGGGACGATGCTGGCCGGAGGCGTCTATAAGACCGAGCTGCCGCCGGGCGTGCCGGATGTAAAGGTCGGAGACGTGCTCTTGCGGCCGGCCATGGCCGCTGACTCCTGGGTATCGTTCGTGCGCATGGGAGACGAGGCCATGATGATGGGCGATATCGTGGTGCCGGCCGGGGATCTGGGGCCTGTGCAGCGAAGGTTCGTTGAAGAGGGCATCGATATAACGGCGATCCATAATACGCTGGTCGGCGAATCCCCCCAGGTCTACGATATGCATATCAGCGGGAGAGGGAATGCGGCCGTTATGGCAGCAAGCGTGCGTGCGGCGCTCGAACAGGTTAATGTCACTCACGAGGAAGTTATGCCTGCCCCGGGATCATCCGGCCAGCTAAAGCGGCTCGATGAGGCAATGGGCTACAGGGGCCGTGCCGAAAACGGCGTCTATGTCTATGAAGTGCCCAGAGCTGAACGGATCACCATGGACGGGATGGAAATACCCTCGACAATGGACGTGTCAACGACCATAAAGTTTCAGCCCCTGGGGGGTGGGAAAGCAGCCATAACAGGGGACTTTATCCTGAGGCCTGATGAAGTGAAGACCGTGATGAAAACATTGAGCGAGAACGGCATCGTGGTCACCGCCCTGCATACGCACATGCTGACCGAGGAACCGCGCCTGTTCATGATGCACTTCTGGGCTACGGGCGATGAGGCCGCCCTGGCAAAAGCGCTACGGCAGGCGCTGGATAATACGAATAGCTTAAGGCCATATAATGCCGGCTGA
- a CDS encoding four-helix bundle copper-binding protein, with protein sequence MQVLKQDKYQSRICAGSCKACADECRKMMR encoded by the coding sequence ATGCAGGTTTTAAAACAGGATAAGTACCAGAGCCGCATCTGCGCCGGATCGTGTAAAGCCTGCGCCGACGAGTGCAGAAAGATGATGAGATAA
- a CDS encoding beta-glucosidase, whose translation MIDVQSILKQLTIEEKAALCIGSGPWTTFNIGRPEVPAITLADGPHGLRRSRDIDASFCQSLPATCFPTASCLASTWDRNLLYTMGKALAEEAIAQDVDLLLGPGVNMKRSPLGGRNFEYFSEDPYLAGEMAIGMANGIQEKGVGATIKHFAANSQEFKRYLLNSEIDERTLREIYLPAFEMAIKKAKPWAVMSAYNKVNGVACAENTELLSILRDEWGFDGLVMSDWAAVHNLVKAIGAGLDLEMHGPQLVDMHALVDAVRSGALDEKVLDRSVSRILSTIHKASKTPKGGSFDIESHHDLAGRIAGEGMVLLKNNGVLPLKDHGRIAVIGLSAIHPYFQGGGASRVNPTKVAIPLDELRRQAPGTRFMYADGYTNDGEFRQDMIDEATGIAQSAEAAILFIALPPLTESEGYDRADIDLPRQQVALIRSVTAVQPNTVIVLNNGAPVAMGEWIGDTAAVLEAWMMGQAGGKAIADILYGHVNPSGKLAETFPLKLSDTPAYLNWPSKANIDTSTVRYGEGLFIGYRYYDATDTPVLFPFGHGLSYTTFSYSNPRTTASRFKDADGTTVTVDVTNTGKVAGKEIVQVYVHDQKSSLIRPPKELKGFVKVELHPGETKTVSIPLDYRSFAYYHPSYKRWVTEDGDFDILIGASSADIRQHITVHLQSGSKLRNHLNHNSTVREWLEDSRARVILEPIILGIIGRMCTMAGSADSKNGAMNMTGDIMDAPLFVVFNYFERSIPMLPEKMMHYLIGKVNE comes from the coding sequence ATGATCGATGTTCAATCCATACTCAAGCAGCTCACGATAGAGGAAAAAGCCGCCCTCTGTATAGGTAGTGGCCCCTGGACGACCTTTAATATCGGCCGTCCGGAAGTTCCCGCGATCACCCTTGCCGACGGCCCGCACGGCCTCAGGAGGAGCAGGGATATCGATGCGAGCTTTTGTCAGAGCCTGCCCGCCACCTGCTTCCCCACGGCTTCATGCCTGGCTTCGACGTGGGACCGAAACCTCCTGTATACCATGGGCAAGGCACTTGCCGAAGAGGCCATTGCCCAGGATGTAGATCTTCTGCTCGGGCCTGGCGTGAACATGAAGCGCTCCCCGCTCGGCGGCCGTAACTTCGAGTACTTCTCGGAAGACCCATACCTGGCCGGTGAAATGGCGATCGGCATGGCCAACGGTATTCAGGAAAAGGGCGTGGGCGCGACCATAAAACACTTTGCGGCCAATAGCCAGGAGTTCAAGCGATATTTGCTAAATTCAGAGATCGACGAGCGCACATTACGTGAGATCTATTTACCCGCCTTCGAGATGGCGATAAAAAAAGCGAAGCCATGGGCGGTCATGAGCGCCTACAACAAGGTCAATGGGGTCGCATGCGCTGAAAATACCGAATTGCTTTCTATCCTGAGAGACGAATGGGGATTTGACGGTCTGGTCATGTCGGACTGGGCCGCGGTCCATAACCTGGTAAAGGCGATCGGCGCGGGATTGGACCTGGAAATGCACGGCCCCCAGCTGGTGGATATGCACGCCCTCGTCGATGCGGTCCGTTCGGGAGCCCTGGACGAAAAAGTCCTGGACCGTTCCGTATCCCGTATTCTTTCCACGATCCATAAAGCGTCAAAAACACCTAAAGGCGGATCATTCGATATCGAGAGCCATCACGACCTCGCGGGCAGGATCGCCGGCGAAGGCATGGTACTGCTAAAGAACAACGGCGTATTGCCATTAAAAGATCACGGCAGGATCGCTGTCATCGGGTTATCCGCTATACACCCTTATTTCCAGGGCGGAGGGGCTTCACGCGTTAACCCGACAAAAGTCGCGATACCACTGGATGAGCTACGGCGGCAGGCTCCCGGCACTCGGTTCATGTATGCTGATGGCTATACGAACGATGGGGAGTTCCGGCAAGACATGATCGACGAGGCCACAGGAATAGCTCAATCCGCCGAAGCGGCCATCCTTTTTATCGCCCTACCTCCTTTAACCGAATCCGAAGGTTACGACCGTGCGGATATCGACCTGCCACGCCAGCAGGTCGCCCTGATCAGATCGGTCACGGCCGTTCAGCCGAACACGGTCATCGTATTAAATAACGGGGCACCGGTCGCGATGGGCGAATGGATCGGGGACACGGCGGCCGTGCTCGAAGCCTGGATGATGGGACAGGCAGGCGGTAAAGCCATTGCGGACATACTCTATGGACACGTCAACCCCTCTGGAAAACTGGCAGAAACTTTTCCATTGAAATTATCCGACACGCCGGCGTATCTCAACTGGCCGAGCAAGGCCAACATCGATACCAGCACCGTACGTTATGGCGAGGGGCTTTTCATCGGCTATCGCTATTATGATGCCACGGATACGCCCGTGCTATTCCCCTTCGGCCACGGGTTGAGCTATACAACTTTTTCCTATAGTAACCCACGGACGACGGCAAGCCGGTTTAAAGACGCCGATGGGACCACTGTAACGGTAGATGTGACGAATACGGGTAAAGTCGCAGGAAAGGAGATAGTCCAGGTCTATGTCCATGACCAGAAATCCTCCCTGATCCGCCCGCCGAAAGAATTAAAAGGATTCGTGAAAGTGGAGCTCCACCCGGGCGAAACAAAGACCGTATCCATCCCGCTCGATTACCGTAGCTTTGCCTACTATCATCCCTCGTATAAACGGTGGGTGACGGAGGACGGCGATTTTGATATCCTTATCGGGGCATCCTCCGCCGATATCCGCCAGCATATCACCGTGCATCTGCAATCCGGCTCGAAATTGCGCAATCACTTAAATCACAATTCGACCGTACGCGAATGGCTCGAAGACTCCCGGGCCAGGGTCATCCTCGAGCCGATAATCCTGGGGATCATCGGGCGGATGTGCACCATGGCGGGAAGCGCAGATAGCAAGAATGGAGCCATGAATATGACGGGCGATATAATGGATGCGCCGCTCTTCGTCGTATTCAATTATTTCGAACGATCGATACCGATGCTGCCGGAAAAAATGATGCACTATTTGATCGGCAAGGTCAATGAATAA
- a CDS encoding ATP-dependent 6-phosphofructokinase → MKTIGIVTSGGDAPGMNAAIRAVTRIAAYNGMSVIGFERGWEGLISGLVRPLNARSVSGIINMGGTILHTTRCPHIQTSEGRAKAAACLAKHKVDGLVVIGGDGSFRAARALGEKIDTLMVGVPATIDNDVYGTDETIGFDTAVDTAIGMVDKIRDTAISHERMFIVEVMGRKRGFLASMVGLTVGAEIILVPEVPFKEQRLFDIIRANESMGKRSAIIIAAEGIGDTRKLALDIEENTGLETRLSVLGYAQRGGSPTARSRYLASEFGSKAVELLSDDKGGLITTLREGRVMSFSLEESVRTEKPLDPAILKLAEILAT, encoded by the coding sequence TTGAAGACCATCGGCATCGTGACCAGCGGCGGGGACGCGCCGGGCATGAACGCGGCCATACGGGCGGTCACCCGCATCGCCGCCTACAACGGCATGAGCGTCATAGGCTTTGAGCGGGGCTGGGAAGGGCTGATCTCCGGCCTCGTAAGGCCGTTAAACGCGAGGTCAGTAAGCGGCATCATCAACATGGGCGGCACGATACTGCATACGACTCGCTGCCCCCATATCCAGACATCCGAAGGCCGGGCAAAGGCGGCAGCATGTCTTGCGAAGCACAAGGTCGACGGGCTCGTGGTCATAGGCGGCGACGGCTCCTTCCGGGCGGCAAGAGCGCTGGGCGAAAAGATCGATACGCTCATGGTCGGCGTTCCGGCCACGATCGATAATGACGTCTACGGGACCGACGAGACCATCGGCTTTGATACCGCCGTCGACACGGCGATCGGCATGGTCGATAAGATACGGGATACCGCCATCTCTCACGAAAGGATGTTCATCGTCGAGGTCATGGGCAGAAAGCGGGGTTTCCTGGCGTCCATGGTAGGCCTCACAGTGGGAGCGGAGATCATACTGGTGCCGGAAGTGCCCTTCAAAGAGCAGCGCCTGTTCGATATCATCCGGGCGAACGAGTCCATGGGTAAAAGATCGGCCATTATCATAGCGGCCGAGGGCATCGGGGACACGCGGAAGCTGGCCCTGGACATCGAGGAGAATACGGGGCTCGAGACGCGGCTTAGCGTCCTGGGCTATGCCCAGCGGGGAGGCAGCCCCACGGCAAGGAGCCGCTATCTGGCCAGCGAGTTCGGCAGCAAGGCCGTTGAGCTGTTATCGGATGATAAAGGAGGCCTCATCACCACCCTCAGGGAGGGCAGAGTGATGAGCTTCAGCCTCGAGGAGTCCGTCCGGACCGAGAAGCCGCTGGACCCCGCCATACTCAAGCTCGCTGAGATACTGGCCACATAG
- a CDS encoding F420-dependent methylenetetrahydromethanopterin dehydrogenase, whose protein sequence is MTARVGIVKLGNLGTSRYIDLILDERADRDIYVRTVGTGAKLGEAEADEAVAKILEFKPQLCIVISPNGALPGPTKAREAIKAAGVPTIAISDVPMMKVKDDLKAKGLGYFIVKCDSMIGARRQFLDPTEMVLFNADMTKVLAETGVVRLIQTELDKCIDMINAGQPVTVPQIVIDAAKAVPMAGYTNPYAQAKAFAAFAAAEKVGDLDLLGCFMQKEMEQYIITVASAHELLRTAALLCDQARELEKGGNSIKRTPHAADGKVLSKTTLVSKPE, encoded by the coding sequence ATGACCGCAAGAGTTGGAATCGTTAAGTTAGGAAACCTTGGAACCTCAAGGTACATAGACCTCATTCTCGATGAGAGGGCAGACAGAGACATATACGTCAGGACCGTTGGCACCGGCGCAAAGCTGGGCGAGGCCGAGGCGGACGAGGCAGTCGCAAAGATCCTGGAGTTCAAGCCCCAGTTATGCATCGTCATCAGCCCGAACGGCGCATTACCCGGCCCGACCAAGGCCAGGGAAGCCATCAAGGCCGCCGGCGTACCGACCATCGCTATCTCGGACGTCCCCATGATGAAGGTCAAGGACGACCTCAAGGCGAAGGGCCTGGGCTACTTCATCGTCAAGTGCGACTCGATGATCGGCGCCCGCAGGCAGTTCCTGGACCCCACCGAAATGGTGCTGTTCAACGCCGACATGACCAAGGTGCTCGCCGAGACCGGCGTAGTCAGGCTCATCCAGACCGAGCTCGACAAGTGCATCGACATGATCAACGCCGGCCAGCCCGTAACCGTACCGCAGATCGTCATTGACGCCGCCAAGGCAGTCCCGATGGCCGGCTACACGAACCCGTACGCCCAGGCAAAGGCGTTCGCCGCGTTCGCCGCCGCCGAGAAAGTCGGCGACCTCGACCTGCTCGGCTGCTTCATGCAGAAGGAAATGGAACAGTACATCATCACCGTCGCCAGCGCTCACGAGCTGCTCCGGACCGCCGCACTGCTGTGCGACCAGGCCAGGGAGCTCGAGAAGGGCGGTAACTCGATCAAGAGGACCCCCCACGCAGCAGACGGCAAGGTCCTGTCCAAGACCACGCTGGTCTCCAAGCCTGAGTAA
- a CDS encoding pyridoxamine 5'-phosphate oxidase family protein, whose amino-acid sequence MRSMIMASKTSKNNPRKKAGDDGVIKLPAMTKKETDALLKSCQVCRMALNDRVCPYLICLDYVYTGGKMYFHFADYGRKMDLIRKDPHVSVELDSYNKSVTEYQNATFMGRLSPVTDASEKKRASAALVKAIRPRTGAKKVAARHGYDKLDESLFASGDSMLMRLDVEEYVALKSPGS is encoded by the coding sequence ATGAGGAGCATGATCATGGCCAGTAAGACCAGTAAAAATAACCCAAGAAAGAAAGCCGGTGATGACGGGGTAATTAAGCTGCCCGCGATGACGAAGAAAGAAACGGACGCGCTATTAAAAAGCTGCCAGGTCTGTCGTATGGCGCTCAACGACCGCGTATGTCCGTACCTTATTTGCCTGGACTACGTCTATACAGGGGGAAAAATGTACTTCCATTTCGCCGACTACGGGCGAAAGATGGACCTGATACGGAAGGACCCCCATGTAAGCGTTGAGCTGGACTCATATAATAAGAGCGTGACAGAATACCAGAACGCCACGTTCATGGGCAGGCTGTCGCCGGTGACGGATGCGTCGGAGAAGAAGCGCGCATCGGCTGCCCTTGTAAAAGCCATCCGGCCACGGACCGGGGCGAAGAAGGTCGCGGCGAGGCATGGCTACGATAAGCTCGACGAGAGCCTGTTCGCGTCGGGCGATTCGATGCTCATGCGCCTGGACGTCGAAGAGTACGTCGCCCTCAAGTCGCCGGGCAGTTAG
- a CDS encoding potassium channel family protein encodes MPQRISDVKIRSILQSPYLAYPAGILALILLYTCIFMLMPGEFNAHDNDILTAIYWVVVTMTTTGFGDIYPITTLGKIFTMLVILSGIAIFFAVILPIVVTPAIDKWFKSPKGKPPERLKGHVVVCGYNALVDSLIRELADTGRQFVVVDESAESVRALQLRGYYALRGDTTDEAVLKAAHVETASMLIANEGEQKDAAVVLTASQLSDCKIIALVERLELAAFLKLAGADIVISPKQILGINMGMTAISSINFEVTNVVDLGEDMKICKLPVYPDNPMIGKKLKDLGIRDKTGATIVGAFKDGRFIVDPPDDMEVDESTVLMAVGNDRQLHNMSSLGHIEGMPCGSKRIIAGFGDVGKEVARQFDKKGISYTIIDLKPYEGKDQVIGDSTDQETLKKAGIEQASTLVVTLNDDNKNMLTSLLARGLNPHVSIISRANMDRNVGKIYRAGADIVTSLSTTGGRTLATVVEKGVLEDAIMLSENVLLYKFNVKGSAVEGKAIQDTAMRTRTGCSIVGVIDDGKFTPNPGLSFVLRPDSIILAVGTLKQLEACMAAYGITRVVE; translated from the coding sequence ATGCCCCAGCGAATATCGGACGTCAAGATACGCAGCATCCTGCAGTCGCCATACCTCGCATATCCTGCAGGCATACTGGCGCTCATTCTGTTATATACGTGTATTTTCATGCTGATGCCCGGGGAGTTCAACGCCCATGACAATGATATACTGACCGCCATCTACTGGGTCGTGGTCACCATGACGACGACCGGCTTCGGGGACATCTACCCCATAACCACGCTGGGGAAAATATTCACGATGCTCGTCATCCTCTCGGGCATCGCGATATTCTTCGCTGTCATTCTTCCGATCGTGGTCACGCCGGCCATCGACAAATGGTTCAAGTCGCCCAAAGGTAAGCCGCCGGAGCGCCTGAAAGGGCACGTAGTGGTCTGCGGCTACAACGCCCTCGTGGACTCGCTTATACGTGAGCTTGCCGATACGGGGCGGCAGTTCGTGGTCGTCGACGAGTCAGCGGAAAGTGTCCGTGCCTTACAGCTACGGGGCTACTATGCTTTGCGGGGGGATACGACGGACGAGGCCGTTCTTAAGGCAGCGCACGTCGAGACCGCGTCCATGCTCATCGCCAACGAGGGCGAGCAGAAGGACGCCGCAGTAGTGCTGACCGCTTCACAGCTCTCGGATTGTAAGATCATCGCGCTCGTGGAGCGGCTAGAGCTGGCAGCGTTCTTAAAGCTGGCAGGCGCCGACATCGTGATATCCCCCAAGCAGATACTGGGCATCAATATGGGTATGACGGCCATCTCGTCCATTAATTTTGAAGTAACGAACGTCGTCGACCTCGGCGAGGACATGAAAATATGCAAGCTTCCCGTATACCCGGATAATCCCATGATCGGTAAGAAGCTGAAGGACCTGGGGATACGCGATAAAACGGGCGCCACCATTGTCGGGGCTTTTAAGGATGGCCGGTTCATCGTCGACCCGCCGGATGACATGGAAGTAGACGAGTCCACGGTGCTCATGGCCGTCGGCAATGACCGCCAGCTCCACAATATGAGCTCTCTGGGGCACATAGAAGGCATGCCGTGTGGCAGTAAGCGCATCATCGCCGGCTTCGGGGACGTTGGCAAGGAGGTCGCCCGCCAGTTCGATAAGAAGGGCATCTCCTATACCATCATCGACCTCAAGCCATACGAGGGCAAGGACCAGGTCATCGGCGACTCCACGGACCAGGAGACGCTTAAAAAGGCGGGCATCGAGCAAGCGTCCACGCTCGTCGTGACGCTGAACGACGATAACAAGAATATGCTGACCTCCCTGCTGGCCAGGGGACTGAACCCTCACGTAAGCATTATCTCCAGGGCCAATATGGACCGTAACGTCGGTAAGATATATCGTGCGGGCGCCGATATCGTGACCTCGCTTTCGACCACCGGCGGAAGGACGCTGGCGACGGTCGTTGAAAAAGGCGTCCTCGAGGATGCCATCATGCTCTCGGAGAACGTCCTCCTGTATAAGTTCAACGTGAAGGGCTCGGCCGTTGAAGGCAAGGCGATACAGGATACGGCCATGAGGACGCGGACGGGCTGCTCTATCGTGGGCGTCATCGATGACGGCAAATTTACGCCTAACCCGGGGCTATCTTTCGTATTACGTCCCGACTCGATCATACTGGCTGTCGGCACCTTAAAACAGCTAGAGGCCTGCATGGCAGCTTATGGCATCACGAGGGTCGTTGAATAA
- a CDS encoding phosphate-starvation-inducible PsiE family protein: MAMDKNSGVVSLLDMVETGIYLLVALFLGIMALMTFFIVALDLSQFVSGASLDIIDMALNSLLVTLIIAALIQTVIVYIKVRTLDLRLILSVGLTAMIRRVLVFGVEKTITWEQMAVTALLILVIILGIWLVGDKKAQA; the protein is encoded by the coding sequence ATGGCAATGGATAAGAACAGCGGCGTCGTCAGCCTGCTCGATATGGTGGAGACGGGTATTTACCTCCTGGTCGCGCTTTTCCTCGGCATCATGGCTCTCATGACGTTCTTCATCGTGGCGCTCGACCTGTCGCAGTTCGTATCGGGCGCGAGCCTGGATATCATAGACATGGCGTTGAACAGCCTTCTTGTCACGCTCATCATCGCCGCCCTGATCCAGACCGTGATCGTGTATATCAAGGTCCGCACGCTTGACCTGCGGCTCATACTGAGCGTGGGTCTGACGGCCATGATCCGGCGCGTGCTGGTCTTCGGTGTCGAGAAGACCATCACCTGGGAGCAGATGGCAGTCACGGCGCTGCTCATCCTCGTCATCATCCTCGGCATCTGGCTGGTCGGGGATAAAAAAGCCCAGGCATAA